Genomic DNA from uncultured Acetobacterium sp.:
ACCAGGGCATCGGTCCCCAATAGCGTTTAAAAAATTCAAGCAGAGGATTTCTTCTGGGTTCGGCAATTTCATTAAATCCAAATTGCTTGATACGATTTTTAGCTTCTTCGCCAGAAAGTCCGTCTGCCGAAGTTTGCAGAAAGGATAGGACCGCTTCAATTGACATTTGTTTGTAATCGGCAGTGCTTTTGATCTTCGAATCCATAAAAATTTCTCCTTTGAAAGAATTTGATGTTCAAATCATCGATTAAAGATTATTATTCCTTTTTCGATAGTTCGAGAAAATTAGAAAGATTACCCAAATAATAACTCCCCCTAAACTGACTAACTGAGCAATTCTGAAAGGACCAAACATTAAACTATCAGTTCGTAACCCTTCAATAAAAAATCTGCCAATAGAATATAAACCAATATATGTAAAGAATACTATCCCATTTGTTTTAAATTTTCTTATGATAAACATTAATGTGATAAAAATCGATAGGTTCCATACCGATTCATATAAAAAAGTTGGTTGGTAATACACGCCATTAATATACATACCGTTTTGAATAAAAATTGGGAAATTTTTGATAAATTCATAGGTAACGGGCTCTCCATGGGCTTCACTGTTAAAGAAATTACCCCACCGTCCAATTGCTTGAGCAAGGACAATGGATGGTGCAGCCACATCTGCTATTTTTAAAAAGTTAACTTTTTTATGCTTAGTTACAATGTATGCCGCGATAAGGGCAAACAAAA
This window encodes:
- the lgt gene encoding prolipoprotein diacylglyceryl transferase, producing MNPVAFYIFGISIRWYGLFIATGMALGIMIAKYNCKYRETNFEIFLDAVIISLPVGIIGARLYYVIFQFNEYQNNLLDIFNIRQGGLAIHGGILFALIAAYIVTKHKKVNFLKIADVAAPSIVLAQAIGRWGNFFNSEAHGEPVTYEFIKNFPIFIQNGMYINGVYYQPTFLYESVWNLSIFITLMFIIRKFKTNGIVFFTYIGLYSIGRFFIEGLRTDSLMFGPFRIAQLVSLGGVIIWVIFLIFSNYRKRNNNL